The Morganella morganii sequence CGTCACGGACATTAAATGCTTTCAGTTCTTCACCGCTGTTGCCCTGATAAATCAGGCCGTCAGACATCACGCCGTCCACATCACAGATAAGAAGCCGTATTTTAGCGGCTTTTTCCATAACTGTTTGCGCTATCGGGCCATAGCAGGTGTCAATAGTGGTAATTTGTGTCATCGTCAGTCCTTACACCACTCCGGCCTGGAGCAGATCATGCATATGCAGTACGCCGAGCAGTTTATCACCTTCTGTGACTAATAAAGAGGTGATATGACGGGACTGCATTAAATTCAGTGCCTCAACCGCCAGGGTATTGGCTTTGATGCGGATCCCGCCCGGGGTCATCACATCGGCAATCTGGCAGTTATTGAGGTCTGTGCCCGCATCGAAAATCCGGCGCAGGTCACCGTCAGTGAAAATGCCCTGAATAATCATGTCATCGTCACAGATAACCGTCATACCCAGTTTTTTACGGGTGATTTCCACCAGTGCTTCGCGCAGTGAGGCGGTTTTCGGCACACGCGGGATATCATCCCCGGTGTTCATCAGGTCGGAAACCAGTAACAGCAGTTTGCGGCCGAGCGCGCCGCCCGGATGTGAGAGGGCAAAATCTTCAGCGGTAAAGCCGCGCGCCTGTAATAAGGCAATCGCCAGCGCGTCACCCATCACCAGTGTGGCGGTGGTGCTGGTGGTCGGCGCAAGGCCGAGCGGGCAGGCTTCCTGCGGGACTTTAATACACAGATGAATATCCGCTGCTTTTCCCATAGTACTGTCCGGGTTGCCGGTCATGCAGATAAACGGGATGTTCTGACGTTTGATAACCGGGATCAGCGCCTGAATTTCTGAGGATTCACCGGAGTTTGAAATTGCGATAACCACATCTTTCTTTGTGACCATCCCCAGGTCGCCGTGTGCGGCTTCACCCGGATGCACAAAGAAGGAAGGGGTACCGGTGCTGGCAAATGTCGCGGCCATTTTGTGGCCGATATGACCGGATTTTCCCATCCCCATGATGATCACTTTGCCTTCACAGCGGAATATCAGTTCACAGGCTTTATCGAAATCATCATTAATATACTGTTCGAGTGACGCGAGACCTTCACGTTCAATCCGGAGGACACGTTTACCTGTTAGTTGAAAATCAGTTCGGGACATCAGTTTTTTCTCACTTTCAGTATCTGTCTGTGTATTAATGGCTGACGCTTATCAGCCGGTAAAAAGGCTTATCAGCCAGGCGGTGAACGCACTGAGCAGAATAATGCCTTTCAGCCGGTTCAGCCGCTGGTTCCGGCCGGCCGCAAAGAAAATAAATAACACACCGGCCGCGATCATCACGGCGAAATCGGTCATAAAACTGTCTGCTGCCATCGGCGCGGTGGCTAATAACGCCGGGATCCCCGCAACGACCGTGGTATTAAACAGTGTCGCGCCGATAAGATTCCCCAGCGCGATATCTTTTTCACCTTTGACCGCCGCCGCAATCGTGGTGCACAGTTCCGGCAGACTGGTACCGACAGCCAGGATAGTCAGTCCGGTGATGCGCCCGCTGATCTCCGCATAGCGGGTGAATGCAGAGGCGTTATCGATCACAATCCGGACCGCCACCGGCATAATCAGCAACCCGGCGACCAGCCACAATAAAGCAACCGGCAAATTATTTTCCTGCGGCAGTTCATGGTTTTGTTCAGTAGTGAAGCCGTCATACTGATCCCGCCGCGCCATTGCGGCAATTTTCACCACCAGCCAGAGACTGGCGAGCCCCGCAAGCACCAGAAACCCGCCCTGAACCCGCGTGATACCGCCGGACCAGATAAACAGCCCGAACAGCGCCATTACGGCCAGCATCAGCGGAAGCTCACGGCGCAGCACCGCCGACTGCACACTCAGCGGGCGGATAAGGGCGGCGAGGCCTGCAATCAGCAGTAAATTGGTAATATTGGATCCGATAATGGTGCCGAGCGCCAGATCCGGCTGCCCTTCAAGCATCGCACCGGCGGAGGTCAGCAGTTCCGGCAGCGACGTACCGGGACCGGCCACCAGAATACCGGTGATAAACGGGGAGATGCCGAGAGAACGGGAGAAAACCGCCGCACCGTACACAATCCGGTCAGAGGCATAAACCAGCAGAATCAACCCGGTCAGTAAAAGGATGCTGGTAAGTAACATGGCTCTCCTCCGGGCTGAAAAACAGTCAGAAATAATGAAGTACGGGAAATTGAGGGTATTGTACGGGCTGAGGCGCAAAAGTAAAACAGACGTTTTGCGCCCGGCGGGGGCGTTAATGTTAAATGCTGATATACTTGTGTATCACGCTGTTTATACCCCGTTACTCAGGGGTGATAAATAATTCAGACAGTAACACCCGCATTTAAAGGCGAAAACTGCCGGATTTTTTTATATTATGATGGGTCAGTCCTGTATGTGTTGCAGAAACACAAAAAACATAACGTTAAGGTTGTGAGGTCATGAACCGACAGACGGAAAATATTATTGAGATCCGGAACATGTGCTTCCGGCGCGGTTCGCGCATGCTGTTTAATGATATCAGCCTGGATGTGCCGCGCGGCAAAGTGACCGCGATTATGGGGCCGTCCGGGATCGGGAAAACCACACTGTTACGCCTGATTGGCGGGCAGTTACGCCCGGACAGCGGCGAGATCTGGTTTGACGGCGACAATATCCCGGCACTTTCCCGCAGCAGACTCTATCAGTCGCGCCGCAAAATGAGCATGCTGTTTCAGTCCGGCGCATTATTCACGGATATGACAGTCTATGACAACGTGGCGTTCCCGCTGCGCGAGCATACCCGTCTGCCGGAATCCCTGATCCGGACAACCGTGATGATGAAACTGGAAGCGGTTGGTTTACGCGGGGCGGCAAACCTGATGCCGTCAGAACTCTCCGGCGGGATGGCACGGCGTGCGGCACTGGCGCGGGCCATTGCTCTGGATCCGGATCTTATCCTGTTTGATGAGCCGTTTGTCGGCCAGGATCCGATTACCATGGGTGTGCTGGTAAAACTGATTGATGAACTCAATCAGTCGCTGGGTGTAACCTGCATCGTGGTCTCTCACGATGTGCCGGAAGTGCTCAGTATTGCGGATAAGGCTTATATCGTCGCGGAGCAGTCCGTTATTGCACAGGGCACCGCAGAAGAGTTGCAGGAGAACACCGAACCGCGTGTGCGCCAGTTCCTGGATGGTATTGCTGACGGACCGGTTCCTTTCCGCTATCCGGCGGGTGATTACCAATCAGATTTATTAGGATAAACGAGACATGTTGACACAGGCACTTGCTGCTTTGGGACGCCGCGCGTTAGCGACATGTGCGTCTTTCGGGCGGTCAGGATACATGCTGTTCCGTGCGCTGTTCGGCAAACCGCAGTTTGCCCGGCAGTGGCCGTTGCTGCGCAAGCAGCTGTACAGCGTCGGTGTGCAGTCCCTGCTGATTATTTCAGTATCCGGGCTGTTTATCGGGATGGTTCTGGCCTTACAGGGATATCTGGTTCTGAAAACCTTCAGTGCGGAAGCCAGCCTTGGCATGATGGTGGCGCTGTCGCTGCTGCGTGAACTGGGGCCGGTGGTGACCGCACTGCTGTTTGCCGGACGCGCCGGTTCTGCGCTGACCGCGGAAATCGGGCTGATGAAAGCCACAGAACAGTTATCCAGCCTGGAAATGATGGCGGTGGATCCGCTGCGCCGTGTGATTGCACCGCGTTTCTGGGCCGGTTTGATCAGTATGCCGTTGTTATCCATGATTTTTGTCGCCGTTGGTATTCTTGGCGGGGTCATGGTCGGGGTGGACTGGAAAGGGATCGATGAAGGTTTCTACTGGGCTTCCATGCAGGCCAATGTGGACTGGCAGAAAGATGTGATGAACTGCATTTACAAGAGTGTGGTTTTCGCCTTCACCGTCACCTGGATTGCCCTGTACAACGGGTATGATGCTATTCCGACGTCTGAAGGGATTAGTCGGGCAACAACACGCACGGTCGTTCATTCATCGCTTGCCGTGTTAGGGTTAGATTTTGTGCTTACGGCACTGATGTTCGGGAATTAAACAATGCAAAGCAAGAAAAATGAAGTTTGGGTCGGGCTTTTCGTCTTAATTGCCATTGCGGCGATTATCTTCCTGGCACTGAAAGTGGCGGATATCCGCTCTGTCGGCAGCGAAAAAACCTACCGCGTGTCTGCCACCTTTGATGATATCGGCGGTCTGCAGGCCCGTTCACCGGTAAAAATCGGCGGTGTGGTGATTGGCCGCGTCAATGACATCCGTCTGGACAAGGACTATAAACCGGAAGTGACGCTGGATATCTACAGTCAGTATGACCAGATTCCGGACACCAGTTCGTTATCTATCCGCACCTCCGGTCTGCTGGGTGAACAGTATCTGGCGCTCAGTAAAGGGTTTGAGAATACAACCGATCCGGATCTGCCGATGACTGAAATGCTGAAAGACGGCAGCCGTATTCAGGACACCAAACCGGCGATGGTGCTGGAAGATTTAATCGGTCAGTTCCTGTATAAGAGCGGCGACGGCGAAGGGGGTAATACCCCGGCACCGGCTGCACAGCACTGATACGAAAAGTAATGTAAAAACGGATATTTTTGCCCGCAGAGGCAGACATCCTGCATAATACTGTTTACCGAAGACACCTTCACGGCGGAAAGTGCCGGTGATTAATCAGGAGTTGATTATGTTTAAGCGTTTACTGATAGCGGCGATGCTGGTGGTGATGGCCCCGTTTGCCGGAGCTGTTGACCAGACAAATCCGTATACACTGATGAACGATGCGGCGGCGAAAACCTTCAGCCGTCTGAAAGCCGAACAGGCGCAAATCCGGCAGAACCCGGACTATCTGCGCACTGTTGTTCAGGAAGAATTACTGCCGTATGTGCAGATCAAATACGCCGGTGCACTGGTGTTAGGCTCTTACTACAAAGATGCGACGCCGGCACAGCGTGATGCTTACTTCAAAGCCTTTGAGGCTTATCTGGCACAGGCATACGGCCAGGCACTGGCAATGTACACTAACCAGACTTATCAGATTGATCCTGCACAACCACTGGGTGATAAAACCATCGTGGCTATCCGTGTGACACTGACAGAGCCGGCAGGGCGTCCGCCAATCCGTCTGGATTTCCAGTGGCGTAAAAATACCAAAACCGGTAACTGGCAGGCTTATGACATGATTGCCGAAGGCGTGAGTATGATCACCACCAAACAGAATGAGTGGGCATCTATTCTGCGTCAGAAAGGGGTTGATGGTCTGACTGCGGAGCTGGAACGCAGCGCGAAAACCCCGATTACCCTGGATCAGAAATAATGACGGCTGCGCTGACGTGGGAAAAACAGGGTGAAACGCTCGCCCTGAACGGGGAACTGGATCGCGATACACTGCTGTCGTTCTGGAATGCACGTCAGCAGCAGATGAGCGCCGTGCAGACGGTGGATGTTTCCGGTCTCAGTCATGTGGATTCTGCCGGGCTGGCCATGCTGGTCCGTCTGCGGGGAGAGCGCCCGGAAGCGCCGTTTGTGTTATCCGGAGTAAGCGCTAACTTGCAGATGCTGATGTCACTCTACGGCGTTGAGTTTGAATTCAGTCAGAACGCGTGAATTTAAAATAATGTAAATAACGGCGCGACAGATACATATTTGCCGTTATTTTCCGTAAGGTAACTGCCTCCGGTTGTGTCACCACAGCCGGAGGCATTTTTAATGGTTTAAGAGCGGGGCATATTCGATTACGATAGTGCCTATAACACACAATCTGATAACCAATTTGAGAAATTATGGATACGAATGAAATCAAACAGGTGCTGATGGATAAGTTAGCACTTACTGACGCAATTGTGACCGGTGACGGCAGCCATTTTCAGGTGATCGCGGTCGGCGATCTTTTTGACGGCATGAGCCGCGTTAAACAGCAGCAGGCCGTGTATGCGCCGCTGATGGAATATATTGCGGATAACCGTATCCACGCGTTGTCTATCAAAGCCTATACCCCGGCTCAGTGGGAACGGGATCGTAAACTGAGCGGGCTGTAACCGCGGCGGCTGACAATGCAGTGACAAGTAACGCGGCAGCAATTAATGATAATGAGAGTGTCTACAGATGGATAAATTTCGGGTAAAAGGTCCTTCCGTTCTTCAGGGCGAAGTGACTATCTCAGGGGCAAAAAATGCAGCATTGCCTATCCTGTTCGCTGCAATTCTGGCGGAAGAACCGGTTGAATTACACAATGTGCCGGAACTGCGGGATATCGACACCTCTGTGAAGCTGTTAACGCGGTTGGGTGCAAAAATTGAGCGCAAAGGAACCACACTGCGTGTGGATGCCTCTGCAATTAATGAATATTGTGCACCTTATGATCTGGTCAAAACCATGCGCGCATCTATCTGGGCGCTGGGGCCGCTGGTGGCCCGTTTTGGTCACGGTCAGGTTTCTCTGCCGGGCGGCTGTGCTATCGGTGCCCGTCCGGTTGATTTGCATATCACCGGTTTAGAGCAGTTAGGGGCGAAAATCACCCTCGATGAAGGGTATGTCAAAGCGGAAGTGGACGGTCGCCTGACCGGTAACACTATCGTGATGGACAAAGTCAGCGTGGGTGCCACCATCACGATTATGTGTGCGGCAGTCCTGGCGAAAGGCAAAACCGTTATCGAAAACGCGGCCCGTGAACCGGAAATTGAAGACACCGCTGCATTCCTGAATGCGCTGGGTGCCAAAATCACCGGCGCAGGGACTGACCACGTAGTGATTGAAGGTGTTGAACGCCTCGGCGGCGGCTCTCACACCGTTGTGCCGGATCGTATCGAAACCGGGACATTCCTGATCGCAGCGGCAGTTTCACGCGGTAAAATTCTGTGCCGTAACGCCAAGCCGGATACACTGGATGCGGTGCTGGCCAAGCTGCGCGAAGCCGGGGCGGAAATCGAAACCGGTGACGACTGGATAAGCCTTGATATGAAAGGGCAGCGTCCTAAAGCGGTCACTTTCCGTACCGCGCCGCATCCGGGCTTCCCGACAGACATGCAGGCGCAGTTCAGTCTGCTGAATCTGGTGGCGGAAGGCTCCGGTATGATCACGGAAACCATCTTTGAAAACCGCTTTATGCACATTCCGGAACTGATCCGTATGGGGGCTCACGCGGAAATCGAGAGTAATTCTGTGCTGTGCCACGGCGTGGAAAAACTGTCCGGTGCTCAGGTGATGGCGACCGACCTGCGTGCATCGGCAAGCCTGGTGCTGGCGGGTTGTATCGCGGAAGGTACCACAATCGTCGATCGTATTTATCATATCGATCGCGGTTATGAGCATATTGAAGAGAAATTACGCGGCCTGGGTGCGGATATCGAACGCATTCATTCAGCGGAGTAATTCTCTGATGTAAGCCATAAACAGAAAAGAGCGGATATCCGCTCTTTTTTTGTGTCTTATTCCTGTCCGCCGGGGGAGGGAGTGAACTCCTCGATGGTCACATCGACAGACCGCATCTGACCATTGCGTAACAGGGTGACCGGCACAACACTGCCCGGGCTCAGTTCCGCCACCTGATCCATCATTTCGAGTGGTGAGGTGCTCGGTTTGTTATTGACGCTGGTGATGATATCCCCGACCTGAATCCCGCCTTTATCCGCCGGGCCGTCACGGGCAACCTGAAAGACCCGCAGACCGGTTATCTGATTGATATCACTGTTGTTAGTCCGGATCGGCGGCAGCTCTTTGGAGGTGATGCCGATATACCCCCGGATCACACGGCCGTCTTTTATCAGTTTATTCATAATGCGCAGGGCAAGCTCTGCGGGGATCGCCAGCCCGATGCTGTCACTCATCCGTGACGGATCATTGCTGTCGTAAGACATGGTATTGATGCCGACTAACTCGCCTTCGGTATTGACGAGTGCGCCGCCGGAGTTACCGGCCATAATCGAGGCATCAGTCTGGAGAAAATTCTGGCGGCGGGTCGGACTCAGCCCGACACGGCCCATTGCACTGATAATGCCCTGGTTAACTGTCTGCCCGACATTAAACGGGTTGCCGATCGCCAGCACCACATCACCCACATGAGACTGACGCTTCGGGTTGATCGGGATCACCGGCAGTTTATCGGTGGTATTGATTTTCAGCACCGCGAGGTCGGTCAGATCATCCGCGCCGATCAGCATGCCTTCATACAGGCGGCCGTAATTACCGTATTGCAGGGCGATCAGGATCTGATCGGCGTTTTTAATGACGTGCTGGTTAGTCAGGATATAACCCTGATCATTCATGATCACACCGGAACCGAGGGAGGTCATTTCGGGACCCTGCTGGGAGAGGCTGCCCATATTACTGCTGTAAACATTGACCACGGCAGGCGCGGCGCGGCGTACCGCTTTGTTGTAGCTGACCGGTTCGTCATTATTAAACAGATGGGTAAACCACTGGGTCACAAATTGCGGGCGAATAGACGGGACACTGACCAGAAGCAGGGCAGCCACGAGAAGTCCCATAAAAACGGAGCGCAATAATTTAAACCACATAGTCCTTAACCGGTGTTGTGAGTACGGGAAGCAGATACTTCCGGCAGAATAGCATAATCCGGGGAAATTATATGTGTGTAATTGCGGTATTTTATGATGTGGTACAAATAAACAGGTGCGGTATCAGACGGTTATTTATCACTGACGGTTATGAGTCTGTCAGCCGCCGGTCACTGACAGTCTCATGTGGTACAGCCGGTTAAACGGGTTTATCCCCCATCACGGTTGCTCTGTGCATAATGCGGTGAAAATCGCCGTAATCAAAACTGGCGAGATGCTGGGTGCAGCGGTTATCCCAGACCGCCACATCGCCGTCCTGCCAGTGCCAGCGGACAAAATATTTCGGCTGTGTGCTGTGTTTAAACAGGAACGTCAGCAATGTATCACTCTCTTCCGGGCTTAATTCACAGATCCGGCTGGTAAAACCTGCGGTCACAAACAAGCCCTTCTTCCCGGTGACCGGATGGGTTCTGACCAGCGGATGACGTCTCGGCGGGAAATCGCGGCGGGCTTTTTCCAGCGCGGCTTTGGCTTCCCCGGTCTGCGCAAAACGGCTGTCCGGAAAAGAGAGGCTGATATCATGTTCCGCCGTCAGGCCGGATAAAAATTCCTGCAACGGCGGTGATAAATCATCATAAGCCCGGGTCAGGCTGGCCCACAGAGTATCGCCGCCGAAAGGGGGAACCTGTACCGCGGATAACACACAGCCCATGGCCGGTTTTTCCAGAAATGTCACATCAGTGTGCCACAGTTCGTTATCCTTCAGATCAAGCAGGTGGCTGTCGAGCACAATCAGTTCCCGCACATTTTTATGTGAAGGAAAAACCGGATGTATATGCAGTTCTCCCAGCGCAGCGGCAAAGTCCCGCTGAGCTTCCGGTTTGATATACTGCTGGCGGAAAAACAGCACCTGATGTTCCAGTAAGGCATCCTGTAATACGGCCAGCGTGGCGGCATCCGGTGTCAGGTTAAGATCAATGCCGCTGACGTGCGCGCCGATAGCGGGTGTTAATTGTCTGATATCCATATTCATTACCTCTCTGTCGGTTAAGATTCTTTGCCGTACCACGGCACTAATGCCTGCTGCAAATGACGCAATGCCAGTTCGATGGCGAGTGCCACCACGGCAATCACTGCGATACCGGTGATGACAATACCGGTGTTAAGAAACTGCGCGGCGGACTGCACCATAAACCCGAGCCCCTGCTGTGCCGCGACCAGCTCTGCCGCCACCAGGGTTGACCAGCCCACGCCGAGACCAATCCGGATCCCGGTCAGCATCTGCGGCAGTGCTGACGGCAGGATCACATATCTCAGTACCTGAAGCCGGTTTGCTCCCAGTGACTGCACGGCGCGGATCCGGTTTCCCGGCGCGGCCATAATGCCCTGCATCGTTGAAATCAGGACCGGAGCGAGAATCGCTAACCAGATCAGCAGGATCTTGGTGGTTTCCCCGATCCCGAACCAGATAACAATCAGCGGCAGGTAGGCGAGCGGGGGAACCGGGCGGTACAGTTCAACCACCGGATCCAGTATTCCGCGTATCCGTGAACTCAGCCCCATCAGTACCCCCAGCGGGATCCCGGTGATAACCGCCAGAAGCAGCGCTTTGAGCATGCGGTCAAGGCTGGCCGCCAGGTGCTGCCACAGCGTGGCATTCATGTAACCGGATTCGGATAACGCCAGAAACTGGTGTCCTATCTGAGCAGGGGCGGGTAAATAGAGCGGATTAACCCACTGAAATGCGGTAATCAGCCACCAGCCGGTAATCAGCACGGATAAACTCACAATGCTGAGTAATAAACG is a genomic window containing:
- the tauC gene encoding taurine ABC transporter permease TauC; protein product: MADITGNKQPRHSRLLLSIVSLSVLITGWWLITAFQWVNPLYLPAPAQIGHQFLALSESGYMNATLWQHLAASLDRMLKALLLAVITGIPLGVLMGLSSRIRGILDPVVELYRPVPPLAYLPLIVIWFGIGETTKILLIWLAILAPVLISTMQGIMAAPGNRIRAVQSLGANRLQVLRYVILPSALPQMLTGIRIGLGVGWSTLVAAELVAAQQGLGFMVQSAAQFLNTGIVITGIAVIAVVALAIELALRHLQQALVPWYGKES
- the kdsD gene encoding arabinose-5-phosphate isomerase KdsD: MSRTDFQLTGKRVLRIEREGLASLEQYINDDFDKACELIFRCEGKVIIMGMGKSGHIGHKMAATFASTGTPSFFVHPGEAAHGDLGMVTKKDVVIAISNSGESSEIQALIPVIKRQNIPFICMTGNPDSTMGKAADIHLCIKVPQEACPLGLAPTTSTTATLVMGDALAIALLQARGFTAEDFALSHPGGALGRKLLLLVSDLMNTGDDIPRVPKTASLREALVEITRKKLGMTVICDDDMIIQGIFTDGDLRRIFDAGTDLNNCQIADVMTPGGIRIKANTLAVEALNLMQSRHITSLLVTEGDKLLGVLHMHDLLQAGVV
- the mlaB gene encoding lipid asymmetry maintenance protein MlaB, with the translated sequence MTAALTWEKQGETLALNGELDRDTLLSFWNARQQQMSAVQTVDVSGLSHVDSAGLAMLVRLRGERPEAPFVLSGVSANLQMLMSLYGVEFEFSQNA
- the mlaF gene encoding phospholipid ABC transporter ATP-binding protein MlaF; its protein translation is MNRQTENIIEIRNMCFRRGSRMLFNDISLDVPRGKVTAIMGPSGIGKTTLLRLIGGQLRPDSGEIWFDGDNIPALSRSRLYQSRRKMSMLFQSGALFTDMTVYDNVAFPLREHTRLPESLIRTTVMMKLEAVGLRGAANLMPSELSGGMARRAALARAIALDPDLILFDEPFVGQDPITMGVLVKLIDELNQSLGVTCIVVSHDVPEVLSIADKAYIVAEQSVIAQGTAEELQENTEPRVRQFLDGIADGPVPFRYPAGDYQSDLLG
- the murA gene encoding UDP-N-acetylglucosamine 1-carboxyvinyltransferase, which encodes MDKFRVKGPSVLQGEVTISGAKNAALPILFAAILAEEPVELHNVPELRDIDTSVKLLTRLGAKIERKGTTLRVDASAINEYCAPYDLVKTMRASIWALGPLVARFGHGQVSLPGGCAIGARPVDLHITGLEQLGAKITLDEGYVKAEVDGRLTGNTIVMDKVSVGATITIMCAAVLAKGKTVIENAAREPEIEDTAAFLNALGAKITGAGTDHVVIEGVERLGGGSHTVVPDRIETGTFLIAAAVSRGKILCRNAKPDTLDAVLAKLREAGAEIETGDDWISLDMKGQRPKAVTFRTAPHPGFPTDMQAQFSLLNLVAEGSGMITETIFENRFMHIPELIRMGAHAEIESNSVLCHGVEKLSGAQVMATDLRASASLVLAGCIAEGTTIVDRIYHIDRGYEHIEEKLRGLGADIERIHSAE
- the tauD gene encoding taurine dioxygenase — translated: MDIRQLTPAIGAHVSGIDLNLTPDAATLAVLQDALLEHQVLFFRQQYIKPEAQRDFAAALGELHIHPVFPSHKNVRELIVLDSHLLDLKDNELWHTDVTFLEKPAMGCVLSAVQVPPFGGDTLWASLTRAYDDLSPPLQEFLSGLTAEHDISLSFPDSRFAQTGEAKAALEKARRDFPPRRHPLVRTHPVTGKKGLFVTAGFTSRICELSPEESDTLLTFLFKHSTQPKYFVRWHWQDGDVAVWDNRCTQHLASFDYGDFHRIMHRATVMGDKPV
- the mlaC gene encoding phospholipid-binding protein MlaC; its protein translation is MFKRLLIAAMLVVMAPFAGAVDQTNPYTLMNDAAAKTFSRLKAEQAQIRQNPDYLRTVVQEELLPYVQIKYAGALVLGSYYKDATPAQRDAYFKAFEAYLAQAYGQALAMYTNQTYQIDPAQPLGDKTIVAIRVTLTEPAGRPPIRLDFQWRKNTKTGNWQAYDMIAEGVSMITTKQNEWASILRQKGVDGLTAELERSAKTPITLDQK
- the degS gene encoding outer membrane-stress sensor serine endopeptidase DegS, which produces MWFKLLRSVFMGLLVAALLLVSVPSIRPQFVTQWFTHLFNNDEPVSYNKAVRRAAPAVVNVYSSNMGSLSQQGPEMTSLGSGVIMNDQGYILTNQHVIKNADQILIALQYGNYGRLYEGMLIGADDLTDLAVLKINTTDKLPVIPINPKRQSHVGDVVLAIGNPFNVGQTVNQGIISAMGRVGLSPTRRQNFLQTDASIMAGNSGGALVNTEGELVGINTMSYDSNDPSRMSDSIGLAIPAELALRIMNKLIKDGRVIRGYIGITSKELPPIRTNNSDINQITGLRVFQVARDGPADKGGIQVGDIITSVNNKPSTSPLEMMDQVAELSPGSVVPVTLLRNGQMRSVDVTIEEFTPSPGGQE
- the mlaE gene encoding lipid asymmetry maintenance ABC transporter permease subunit MlaE, with the translated sequence MLTQALAALGRRALATCASFGRSGYMLFRALFGKPQFARQWPLLRKQLYSVGVQSLLIISVSGLFIGMVLALQGYLVLKTFSAEASLGMMVALSLLRELGPVVTALLFAGRAGSALTAEIGLMKATEQLSSLEMMAVDPLRRVIAPRFWAGLISMPLLSMIFVAVGILGGVMVGVDWKGIDEGFYWASMQANVDWQKDVMNCIYKSVVFAFTVTWIALYNGYDAIPTSEGISRATTRTVVHSSLAVLGLDFVLTALMFGN
- the mlaD gene encoding outer membrane lipid asymmetry maintenance protein MlaD is translated as MQSKKNEVWVGLFVLIAIAAIIFLALKVADIRSVGSEKTYRVSATFDDIGGLQARSPVKIGGVVIGRVNDIRLDKDYKPEVTLDIYSQYDQIPDTSSLSIRTSGLLGEQYLALSKGFENTTDPDLPMTEMLKDGSRIQDTKPAMVLEDLIGQFLYKSGDGEGGNTPAPAAQH
- the ibaG gene encoding BolA family iron metabolism protein IbaG, which encodes MDTNEIKQVLMDKLALTDAIVTGDGSHFQVIAVGDLFDGMSRVKQQQAVYAPLMEYIADNRIHALSIKAYTPAQWERDRKLSGL
- a CDS encoding calcium/sodium antiporter, whose product is MLLTSILLLTGLILLVYASDRIVYGAAVFSRSLGISPFITGILVAGPGTSLPELLTSAGAMLEGQPDLALGTIIGSNITNLLLIAGLAALIRPLSVQSAVLRRELPLMLAVMALFGLFIWSGGITRVQGGFLVLAGLASLWLVVKIAAMARRDQYDGFTTEQNHELPQENNLPVALLWLVAGLLIMPVAVRIVIDNASAFTRYAEISGRITGLTILAVGTSLPELCTTIAAAVKGEKDIALGNLIGATLFNTTVVAGIPALLATAPMAADSFMTDFAVMIAAGVLFIFFAAGRNQRLNRLKGIILLSAFTAWLISLFTG